A window of Cervus canadensis isolate Bull #8, Minnesota chromosome Y, ASM1932006v1, whole genome shotgun sequence genomic DNA:
TACAAAGATCAAATTGGTAGCCATTTCATGTGCTGTCAACTTCAACTCCCTCTGAAAGATTCAGCATGGAAATCAGAAAGGCACTCTGTACCCTTAGAAAAACTGGCAAggcaggccttcagatagttacaGGTTTTCAGTTAAAGATTTTTATGAACTCCAATTATTGCATCTTCTCATTCCTAGAGAAACACCAACATCATGGGTCAATTTCTGGTCCTGGTTCTCCTGACAAGTCCTTTTCTAGGCCCCTTGGCATCTTTTCTATGTCTATTAATCTTCAGACTTAAACTTCTTGTTAAGTTTGTTTCTTCTAAAATATAGCAAGTAAATCTCTAGATGCTGTTAAGAAAAGGATTCCAGCCAGTTAACACACAGAGTGCTCTGGAAAAAGCTGCCTTGTTATTTCATGGACTCTCATCTTCCTCCACAAATGCACCCTGACAGAGAGCAGGTATTAGGACTAAGGAATACACAATGTCCCTGTCCAGAAGTAAGGAGTCAGGGTGGCCTCCACCCCTTTCCCCAATGATCTGGGTGCCCATGTCCTGAGATGGGGATAGATAAGTAGTTAGACATGAGCAGGGAGTTAAGGGGACAAAAATATGCCCCACTTGTAAGAAAAAGGGTGATGTTGAATCCTCCACCAAGGCCACAGAAGTGGAACCCAGAAGCATGGTCACCTCTGAAGCTGATTGTGTCCCTTTGTAGCTGTTTCCAAAAGTCCCCTGATCATAACTAGCAGGCTTCCTGATTCCAAATCAGGCAAAAATGCCCATTGTGGTAGTCACCCTATAAAATCCTAACCAATCACCTGATGCCAACCTTCCAGTAGGAATTTTCTTCACCTTGAGGCTATAAAAACTGGCTATTAACCCACAAAAAGACTGTCAGTTTTCTCTTGTCTGTCAAGAGGTCAGCCAACGACACTCACAGCGTCTATTATTTTCTCtactctttgttcttaataagcCCAACTCCTTCTGAAATACTATGTCTGGAAACTCTTTTCCAACCTGTGCTCAGATTGCTCAACAAACAGATTTCTAGAATTTAGGTTTGGTGACTTTACACAGTCATATGTTTGACTGTATCATGAATAAAGTGAAAAAGATGTTAagtagtatattttaaattttgcctaGAAAAGAAATAGCTTTAGTTACTTGGCAAATAGCTGTTTATAGTTTGTAAATTACTTGATTCTTTAGGTGACTTGAAAATTTACAATTAATTCAAGAGCAATACATaattaatttttacaatattttattggtttttaatAGTACTTACTTTTAGTTACAGAATTTACTAGTAGAATGATTATGGGCACAAATTATTGGTTTTTGTGTCATTCCTAAGAACAGCTGAAATACCAGGTCTTGTtccctcattttcttttaatcctggggaaaaaagcaaaatgaacatgttatttacaaatattacTAGAGAGCACCATGTATAATATAATGTCATATCCATCTTTAGTTTTACTAGAAAAGATGGTAATCAGTAAGTTAAACTTTATAATTTCCAAAAGGTCTTTGtcattttatcattatatttGAAGTGTCTATGCAGGCAGTCCTGACTTAAAACCTTTATAACCATcagataattttgaaataatagaGTTATTTTCCTCTGACCTTCTCCTGCTTGAATAAGACCCTGCTTGACAGACCCATAGTTAATCTGTCAATCTAATagttaaaataacaattttatgtcattttctataaataattcTAAGAAGATCCATTTATCCTAATTTTTCAGAAGCAGAAATGAAGTTTTAAGAGTTTACCTACCAAAGCATCTTTACATGCATATCTTTGATGTGATATAAACATACTGTAAATTCCATGAAATTATTTgctaatgaagaaagaaatgtatCTTCTATATAATGAGAGCCCACATAGGTTAGACTAAAATAGTCATTGGTACCACAGTGTTTGGGATACAATCAATTTTCAAGCAATCACAATTTTTCATAAGTATACCAAAATAATGAcattgtttataaaatttttttactgggaaattatatttaataaaatagtttgattaattgaatattttaacttttaaataatgaacttaaaatattttactatttatacTCTAAGCACAGATACTTGCACAGAGCCTTTAAACTGatcactttcacttattttagaaagaggaaaacaaatttagAGGAAACATTTAGAGGAAAACAGCTCTATGTTTCTTATTCAGGGCAAAGCTAGCAATAGCAGCCACATATCCTGACTATGTGTTCAGGTTATTTCTACCTTACTCCTCAGTGTTTCTCAGTAGCAAATACCTAACAgcatttataaattttagaattactaAACTTAATGCACTGAAATGAGGGCTTACAGGAATGAATGAAGGTGACTTTATTGGTTACttctcatttatttccactctttcTGAAGAGAGAGGAAATTTTGAGCTATGTTATGAAACATTcttactaaaattttattttaatcctgGGAATGAAATAGAATCTAAAAGTTTGTCTACTTTAGCTGTCTccaaattactttaaaaaccaCCTACAACAGGTTATATCCCTTTAGAGCCTTGAAGATCCAGCTATCATTTTTCAAAACTGATACTTCCATCACCTCAATCCCAGAGGTACTCTTTTTATTTGTGTGTAAGTCTAATGTACTAGTTAAACAACCAGAAGATAAGAATTGTTGCCTTTATTACACTACATTTCAATAATAATTCATATTGCCATTAAAATTCAGAACAATTATAGATTTTGAATTCACAAAGTATATGCCATATAGATAAACAAGTTCATTTATAAACTTACAACACATACTTGGTCTAATAGGATCACCTGCAGTTGATTCTGCAGAATTCTAATAGAATTAAACTGCAGTTGAAACTCTAGGCTTTGGACTGtgagagaatttttatttctgtgggcCATTTTTGCTTGATCATTTTCATGAGTGTTGTAAATGGCTTCAAGGTGTACTCACCACTTCTTCCTTCTTGGTCTTGTCTGTTGCTGGCCAAGcttccagaggcaggtcaggaagcacaggGGGCAAAGGCTGCATGGGGAATATCGGAGGCAGAGGTGGCAAGGGCTGGATGGGGTGCACAGGTGACTGGGGCTGTAGGGGTTGGTGAGGCTGTGGCTGGATGGGCTGGGCCTGGAAAGGCTGCTGGGTGGGCAGATGGAGGTTTGGCTGGTGGTGTTGGATTGGAGTCATGGAGTGTTGGCCAGGAACTGGCACCATTGGTTGCTGGGGTACCATGGGCTGCTGAGCTGGCACCATAGGGATGTGGTGATGAGGCTGCAGGGCATGATTCTGTGGACTCTGATGGGACACCACAGGAATGATTTGGTGGTGCAGCCATCCACCCATGGGTTCATAGCCATAGGAAGTGTACTGGTGAGAAACAAAAAGTCAGGTTTACCATAAACTCCATTAACTTCTGTTAATGGACACATTGACATTTGCCACGAACCTGCCATCTATCTCTACAAGGATTAGATCATTGATTGTTGCAGCTCCTGACCttcaacacaccctgaaaggagctcagggtggagagcagaaatgaggcatcTGTGCTtcaggaaaactggcagaacaaaACTTCAGAGAGATATTTTCAGTagctgattttatgagctcaACTTTTGTATCTTCtcacatctagaaaagcactaatttCCTTCATGTGACATATGTTCCACGTGACTAGCAGTAAACTTAATGAGACATCATCAACATTTTGAATAAATATGTGATTGCATGCATTCCCCCTTCCCTAaaatcaaatatacatatatgaccTCCCCTTTGCCTCTTTGGAGGAATTTCTGGAACTACCTGTGGTTgctgtctcctggactgcagtccTCAACTTGTCTCAAATGAAATTTAACTCATAACTCAGGTTGTGCATTTGTTTTCCAGTCAATGCTTCACACAAGAAGGGGCAATATTTTCTTTGTCACTGTGACAAAATGaattaatacttatttatttttccttgtaaaaTTTTCTAACTGTATGTACAGATATAACCTATTATAAACTGCATTTCCCATTAGCGTCTATATGTGACATAGATATGTTTCCTCAGTTAAAAGGGAATTGAAAATGCATGCTTCACTAAATAACTAAAAATCTACATACCGGATGTCTTAACATGTTCTGATACCACTTCAGAGGTGTAAGTACCTTAGGAGAAAAAGACATTAGaatacatttgttttaatttagttACTTGAAACACAGGCTAACTGATACATTTCTGTCAATACTGATAACCTTAAAAATCAGATCTGTATGAATAAAAGAATaagggaaacattttaaaaatgcttcttaTGTGTGAGGCTCCAACTTGCAGACATCacacatatttttcatgttttcttatgGATTCTGAGGCAAGTATCATCACCCTCACGTTTACAGAAAAGGTCATGGATAGTTAAAGAGGTTCATGAACTTGACTGATTATAAGGTTGTAAGTCTGTTTAATTCTCCAGCTTCTTCTCTTCTTTGCAAgaggaatataaaacaaaatgagtGTGATTTAAttgtatccttttttaaaaatgtgatgtcacaaagaaaaaagtaaaagaagcatAAACACTGTCCATCCTACTAGAAAAACAGGTTTCCAGCTCAAATGTGCCATTATTTTAAGGTTTAACAGAAAATCTGCCTCAGAATTTTACTAATGCTTTTCCTCAGTTTGTATGAGTAAACAAGCTCATGGATTGTCATTTGAACCTGCAAAAGAAGGAAGAGTTTCCCTCCTTTCTAAATATGTATTTGGTTCACCTCAGGTTCAGGGATTCCTTCAGATACTAGTACAGTattttatatcaataaaataaacaataacctTAAGCATTTTTGATACTACTTTAACTATTTTGTTCCCCAAACAATACTTTGAAAGCTGTGTATATCattatttcccttctccagatgaggaaatcaaagtACTAGAGAGAGAAA
This region includes:
- the LOC122436389 gene encoding amelogenin, Y isoform, whose amino-acid sequence is MGTWILFACLWGTAFSMPLPPHPGHPGYVNFSYEVLTPLKWYQNMLRHPYTSYGYEPMGGWLHHQIIPVVSHQSPQNHALQPHHHIPMVPAQQPMVPQQPMVPVPGQHSMTPIQHHQPNLHLPTQQPFQAQPIQPQPHQPLQPQSPVHPIQPLPPLPPIFPMQPLPPVLPDLPLEAWPATDKTKKEEVVSTP